The following are encoded in a window of Panicum virgatum strain AP13 chromosome 5N, P.virgatum_v5, whole genome shotgun sequence genomic DNA:
- the LOC120674309 gene encoding galactinol--sucrose galactosyltransferase-like: MAPNLSKATPDLLGDAAAPVEGLKAPSRFTLKGKDLAVDGHPFLLDVPANIRLIPASALVPVAAAGGSFLGFDAPAAKSRHVVPVGRLRGTRFMSIFRFKVWWTTHWVGDSGRDVENETQLMVLDRSGAGAGGGRPYVLLLPIVEGAFRACLESGKVDDYVDMVVESGSSAVRGAVFRSSLYLHAGDDPFELVREAVRVVRAHLGTFRTMDEKTPPPIVDKFGWCTWDAFYLKVHPEGVWEGVRRLAEGGCPPGLVLIDDGWQSICHDDDDPASGAEGMNRTSAGEQMPCRLIKFQENHKFRDYKQGGLGAFVREMKAAFPTVEQVYVWHALCGYWGGLRPGVQGLPPAKVVAPRLSPGLQRTMEDLAVDKIVNNGVGLVDPKRARELYEGLHSHLEASGIDGVKVDVIHLLEMLCEEYGGRVELAKAYFSGLTESVRRHFGGNGVIASMEHCNDFMLLGTEAVALGRVGDDFWCTDPSGDPNGTFWLQGCHMVHCAYNSLWMGNFIHPDWDMFQSTHPCAAFHAASRAVSGGPIYVSDSAGQHDFALLRRLALPDGTILRCEGYALPTRDCLFADPLHDGRTVLKIWNVTRFAGVVGAFNCQGGGWSPEARRNKCFSEYSVLLAARASPADVEWRSGKGPGVSVKGVSLFAVYMVEARRLQLLRPDEGVDLTLAPFTYELLVVAPVRVISPERAIKFAPIGLANMLNTAGAVQAFETKKDSNGVTAEVAVKGAGQMVAYSSATPRLCRVDGEEAGFAYKDGLVTVDVPWSGSSSKLCRVEYVY, from the exons ATGGCTCCCAACCTCAGCAAGGCCACGCCGGACCTGCTCGGCGACGCGGCCGCCCCCGTCGAGGGCCTCAAGGCGCCGTCGCGCTTCACGCTCAAGGGCAAGGACCTCGCCGTCGACGGCCACCCGTTCCTGCTCGACGTGCCGGCCAACATCCGCCTCATCCCGGCGTCGGCGCTGGTGCCcgtcgccgcggcgggcggcagctTCCTCGGCTTCGACGCGCCGGCGGCCAAGAGCCGCCACGTGGTGCCCGTCGGCAGGCTCCGCGGCACCCGGTTCATGAGCATCTTCCGCTTCAAGGTGTGGTGGACGACCCACTGGGTGGGCGACAGCGGCCGCGACGTGGAGAACGAGACGCAGCTGATGGTGCTCGaccgctccggcgccggcgccggcggcggccgcccctACGTGCTGCTGCTCCCCATCGTCGAGGGCGCCTTCCGCGCCTGCCTCGAGTCCGGCAAGGTGGACGACTACGTGGACATGGTGGTGGAGAGCGGGTCCTCGGCGGTGCGCGGCGCCGTGTTCCGGAGCTCCCTGTACCTGCACGCCGGCGACGACCCGTTTGAGCTCGTGAGGGAGGCCGTGCGGGTGGTCCGCGCCCACCTCGGCACGTTCCGCACCATGGACGAGAAGACCCCGCCGCCGATCGTGGACAAGTTCGGGTGGTGCACGTGGGACGCCTTCTACCTCAAGGTCCACCCGGAGGGCGTGTGGGAGGGcgtccgccgcctcgccgaggGCGGGTGCCCCCCCGGGCTGGTGCTCATCGACGACGGCTGGCAGTCCATCtgccacgacgacgacgacccggcgtCCGGCGCCGAGGGCATGAACCGCACCTCCGCCGGCGAGCAGATGCCCTGCCGGCTCATCAAGTTCCAGGAGAACCACAAGTTCCGGGACTACAAGCAGGGCGGGTTGGGCGCCTTCGTGCGGGAGATGAAGGCGGCGTTCCCGACCGTGGAGCAGGTGTACGTGTGGCACGCGTTGTGCGGGTACTGGGGCGGCCTCCGCCCCGGCGTGCAGGGCCTGCCGCCGGCCAAGGTGGTGGCGCCCAGGCTCTCCCCGGGCCTGCAGCGCACCATGGAGGACCTCGCCGTCGACAAGATCGTCAACAACGGCGTCGGGCTCGTGGACCCCAAGCGCGCGCGCGAGCTGTACGAGGGCCTGCACTCCCACCTCGAGGCATCCGGCATCGACGGCGTCAAGGTCGACGTCATCCAC CTGCTGGAGATGCTGTGCGAGGAGTACGGCGGGCGCGTGGAGCTGGCCAAGGCCTACTTCTCCGGGCTGACGGAGTCGGTGCGCCGGCACTTCGGCGGCAACGGCGTGATCGCGAGCATGGAGCACTGCAACGACTTCATGCTGCTGGGCACGGAGGCCGTGGCGCTGGGCCGCGTCGGCGACGACTTCTGGTGCACGGACCCCTCCGGCGACCCCAACGGCACCTTCTGGCTGCAGGGCTGCCACATGGTGCACTGTGCCTACAACTCGCTGTGGATGGGCAACTTCATCCACCCGGACTGGGACATGTTCCAGTCGACGCACCCCTGCGCGGCGTTCCACGCCGCCTCCCGCGCCGTCTCCGGCGGGCCCATCTACGTCAGCGACTCGGCGGGCCAGCACGACTtcgcgctgctccgccgcctcgcgctCCCCGACGGCACCATCCTCCGGTGCGAGGGCTACGCGCTGCCCACGCGCGACTGCCTCTTCGCCGACCCGCTCCACGACGGCCGGACCGTGCTCAAGATCTGGAACGTGACCCGCTtcgccggcgtcgtcggcgCCTTCAACTGCCAGGGCGGCGGGTGGAGCCCCGAGGCGCGCCGGAACAAGTGCTTCTCCGAGTACTCGGTGCTCCTCGCGgcgcgcgcctcgccggccgACGTCGAGTGGAGGAGCGGCAAGGGCCCCGGCGTCAGCGTCAAGGGCGTCTCCCTGTTCGCCGTGTACATGGTCGAGGCCAGGAGGCTGCAGCTCCTGCGCCCCGACGAGGGCGTCGACCTCACCCTCGCGCCCTTCACCTACGAGCTCCTCGTCGTCGCCCCCGTCCGCGTCATCTCGCCGGAGCGCGCCATCAAGTTCGCGCCCATCGGCCTCGCCAACATGCTCAacaccgccggcgccgtccaGGCCTTCGAGACCAAGAAAGACTCGAACGGCGTAACCGCCGAGGTGGCCGTCAAGGGCGCCGGGCAGATGGTGGCGTACTCGTCGGCGACGCCCAGGCTGTGCAGGGTGGACGGCGAGGAGGCCGGGTTCGCCTACAAGGACGGCTTGGTCACCGTCGACGTGCCGTGGTCGGGATCCTCGTCCAAGCTCTGTCGCGTCGAGTATGTCTACTGA
- the LOC120676434 gene encoding protein tfg-1-like: protein MNTSQFMDKQILGLAASSTLSGGGAGGGGSVDLSDLMIPTPQEDGEDRLRRRRSISSANGIADDVLPSYDFQPIRTAAAPAPQASWGSLDSKAPSASYNLKSAGILEPHVLKKVSHEEDRSNLATVTIADIDRTMKKYSDNLLYALEGVSSRLSQMESRTHQLETSVDDLKVTIGNYNGSTDGKLRHLENMLREVQAGVQILRDKQEIVETQLQLAKLQTPKTDTQSSENSGSGQAGSQQQPAAPPQVAIQPQHQVLIPSQPPALPALPAPNAPPPPPTLQSQPPSQFPSHLQHSRVPSVPTVASVPSVPALPRDAYYAPSAQPTETMHQQYQAPPVPQPQAPPAPPQQYQTSSQFPQYSQPPQASNVNPSTPLAPPAPQQPEETMPYTPPQNYPPNARPPSPYMQPPSGPAPPYYGQQNPSIYEPPASRPNPGPPSSYGSGGYGPQGGSGFSESYGYTGSPSHRGNAGMKPSSPFAPSSGGSGNYGSGRLPTAQILPQAVPISSSSPSGSSGNRGPLDDVVEKVATMGFSREQVRATVRRLTENGQNVDLNVVLDKLMNGR, encoded by the exons ATGAACACGTCTCAGTTCATGGACAAGCAGATCCTCGGCCTCGCCGCCTCGTCCaccctctccggcggcggcgcggggggcggCGGGAGTGTGGATCTCAGCGATCTGATGATCCCGACCCCCCAGGAGGACGGCGAggaccgcctccgccgccggcgtagCATCAGCAGCGCCAACGGGATCGCCGACGACGTGCTGCCCAGCTACGATTTCCAGCCcatccgcaccgccgccgcccccgcgccccagGCCTCGTGGGGATCGCTCGACTCCAAGGCACCCTCCGCCTCATACAACCTCAAG AGTGCTGGTATACTGGAGCCACATGTGCTGAAGAAAGTTAGTCATGAGGAGGACAGGAGTAACTTAGCCACAGTGACAATAGCAGATATTGATCGAACCATGAAGAAGTATTCTGATAATCTTTTGTATGCACTGGAAGGTGTAAGCTCAAGGCTTTCACAGATGGAGAGCAGAACTCACCAACTTGAAACTtctgttgatgatttgaagGTAACAATTGGTAACTATAATGGCAGCACTGATGGAAAACTCAGGCACCTTGAGAACATGCTCAGGGAG GTCCAAGCAGGTGTGCAGATTTTGCGAGACAAGCAGGAAATTGTGGAGACACAGCTCCAGCTTGCAAAGCTCCAGACACCAAAAACTGATACCCAGTCATCAGAAAATAGTGGGTCTGGACAGGCTGGctcgcagcagcagccagcggcTCCCCCACAGGTAGCTATTCAGCCACAGCATCAAGTCCTGATCCCTTCACAACCACCAGCACTTCCTGCCCTTCCTGCTCCAAatgcaccacctccacctccaacgcTTCAAAGCCAACCTCCATCACAGTTTCCAAGCCATTTACAGCATTCACGGGTACCATCAGTCCCGACTGTTGCATCAGTTCCCTCAGTCCCGGCTTTACCAAGGGATGCTTACTACGCTCCATCTGCTCAGCCGACTGAAACCATGCATCAACAGTACCAAGCGCCGCCAGTTCCGCAGCCACAGGCGCCACCAGCACCACCTCAGCAGTACCAAACTTCATCCCAGTTTCCTCAGTATTCACAGCCACCTCAGGCTTCAAATGTTAACCCTTCAACTCCCCTTGCACCCCCTGCACCCCAGCAACCGGAGGAAACTATGCCCTACACGCCACCTCAGAACTATCCACCGAATGCACGCCCTCCTTCACCTTATATGCAACCGCCTAGTGGGCCTGCTCCTCCTTACTACGGACAACAAAACCCTAGCATCTATGAACCGCCTGCAAGCCGGCCTAACCCTGGGCCGCCATCATCCTATGGTTCTGGTGGGTATGGGCCTCAGGGTGGCAGTGGTTTCTCCGAATCATATGGCTACACTGGGTCTCCTTCCCACCGCGGCAATGCTGGAATGAAGCCATCCTCACCTTTTGCTCCATCCTCAGGGGGAAGTGGCAACTATGGCAGTGGCAGGCTCCCCACGGCTCAGATCCTACCACAGGCAGTGCCGATCAGCTCCTCCAGCCCAAGTGGCTCTTCAGGCAACAGGGGGCCACTTGATGACGTAGTGGAGAAGGTCGCTACAATGGGATTCTCAAGAGAGCAGGTGAGGGCGACTGTGCGGAGGCTGACAGAGAACGGGCAGAATGTGGACCTGAATGTGGTGCTTGACAAGTTGATGAACGGGCGATAA